A single Micromonospora sp. CCTCC AA 2012012 DNA region contains:
- a CDS encoding ATP-binding protein, translating to MVTRTASLHGRENALHQVKDLLGDARAGNGGSIFVHGESGVGRSRLLAEAGRIGQSAGMVVLRGRCGGLAPATPFRPLTEALLAFTRTAGTLTEALGPYRLLLGPLIPEWRDLGSTPADQSLIVLAEGVLRLLSLAGRQSGCLLVLDDLHNADTETLAIVEYLTDNLADQPVALIAATRDRDCAAMDLARTADRHRVASLLGLPRLTRDELRQTVADWLDGQPTRLPDDVLEPLWRTSAGNPALAEELLTEMIDSGWLSDTPQGWRLTGPPRAYVPGSVARRLARRLEACEPPERELLLSAAIFGERFPFTALHRITGLDEPDLVRELHRGVAADLVRPDGPDWYVFRHPLIAEALLDTCSSARRTQLATRAVETVEALHPDLPGIFCQLAATLRLRAGDPVGAGRHLAEAARRALADGAAASAVDLLEQAEPLVTADPALHADVQESRVQALVEAGQIDRSLQMIAELDGVGGGWNPARLAALHTHLAWAAVVAARAADGMDQIAAARRLLGDGASPQQSAAIDVVSAHLVFELPGPGQFQLAEQMARQAAAVAEQHDMPVVACQAWQLLGMLTRRRDVDEATLYLERSRQLAVKHGLRIWEIHALVRLGNDDAARDGNLRRLRHVARDAWTAGAVTAAYQAESSIALQVALQGGFAEATEIIDRALPATTRLQLGETAGHLWQTRAVVAAHQGHRREMERVIGELRRQQQDAHWADAKVFGLARAFCSLLEENRPRALAELASTLQADGGNPALSPISGRVGLHPLLRALAGENDAGAYENGADGVQRLRWNWQFVEATRAVLAGRAGEREVAEAAAASALQAAERYPLARHLILRLIAEPALADGWGDPVSWLREAEAFFHDAGAERVAGACRALLRRAGVATGQRREGVDNIPRSLRELGVTVREYQILDMITARLGNREIAERLHLSPRTVEKHVASLMAKAGHADRAALRDLVLDLRAS from the coding sequence ATGGTCACCCGGACAGCATCACTACACGGGCGTGAGAACGCGCTTCACCAGGTGAAAGACCTTCTGGGCGATGCGCGCGCAGGCAACGGCGGCAGCATCTTCGTGCACGGCGAGAGCGGTGTCGGCCGGTCCCGTCTGCTCGCCGAGGCCGGCCGGATCGGCCAGTCCGCCGGCATGGTGGTCCTGCGGGGTCGCTGCGGCGGCCTGGCACCCGCGACGCCGTTCCGCCCGCTCACCGAGGCGCTGCTCGCCTTCACCCGCACCGCCGGCACCCTCACCGAGGCGCTCGGCCCGTACCGGCTCCTGCTCGGCCCGCTCATCCCCGAGTGGCGTGACCTCGGGTCGACCCCCGCCGACCAGTCGTTGATCGTGCTCGCCGAGGGCGTGCTGCGGCTGCTCAGCCTGGCCGGTCGACAGAGCGGCTGCCTGCTCGTCCTCGACGACCTGCACAACGCCGACACCGAGACCCTGGCGATCGTCGAGTATCTCACCGACAACCTGGCCGACCAGCCGGTCGCGCTGATCGCCGCCACCCGGGACCGGGACTGCGCGGCGATGGACCTGGCCCGCACCGCCGACCGGCACCGCGTCGCGAGTCTGCTCGGACTACCCCGCCTCACCCGTGACGAGCTGCGTCAGACCGTCGCCGACTGGCTGGACGGCCAGCCCACGCGGTTGCCGGACGACGTGCTGGAGCCGCTGTGGCGCACCAGCGCCGGCAACCCGGCGCTGGCCGAGGAACTGCTCACCGAGATGATCGACAGCGGTTGGCTGAGCGACACCCCGCAGGGGTGGCGGCTGACCGGTCCACCGCGGGCGTACGTCCCCGGCTCCGTCGCCCGCCGCCTGGCCCGCCGACTGGAGGCCTGCGAGCCGCCCGAGCGCGAGCTGCTGCTCTCCGCCGCGATCTTCGGGGAGCGGTTCCCGTTCACCGCGCTGCACCGCATCACCGGTCTCGACGAGCCGGACCTCGTCCGTGAACTGCACCGTGGGGTCGCCGCCGACCTGGTCCGCCCGGACGGCCCGGACTGGTACGTGTTCCGGCATCCCCTGATCGCCGAAGCCCTGCTCGACACCTGCTCCTCGGCACGCCGGACGCAGCTGGCGACCCGGGCGGTCGAGACCGTCGAGGCACTCCACCCCGACCTCCCCGGCATCTTCTGCCAGCTCGCGGCCACGCTCCGGCTACGGGCGGGAGATCCCGTCGGCGCCGGCCGGCACCTGGCCGAGGCGGCCCGCCGGGCCCTGGCCGACGGTGCCGCCGCGTCGGCCGTCGACCTGTTGGAGCAGGCCGAGCCGCTGGTCACCGCCGACCCCGCGCTGCACGCCGACGTCCAGGAGTCCCGGGTGCAGGCCCTGGTCGAGGCCGGCCAGATCGACCGTTCCCTGCAGATGATCGCCGAGCTGGACGGTGTCGGCGGTGGATGGAACCCGGCCCGGCTGGCCGCCCTGCACACCCATCTGGCCTGGGCCGCGGTCGTCGCCGCCCGGGCCGCCGACGGCATGGATCAGATCGCCGCCGCCCGGCGCCTGCTCGGCGACGGCGCGTCACCGCAGCAGAGCGCCGCCATCGACGTCGTCTCCGCGCACCTGGTCTTCGAACTGCCCGGCCCCGGTCAGTTCCAGCTGGCCGAGCAGATGGCCCGGCAGGCCGCCGCCGTCGCCGAGCAGCACGACATGCCGGTGGTGGCCTGCCAGGCGTGGCAGCTGCTCGGCATGCTGACCCGCCGCCGGGACGTCGACGAGGCGACCCTCTATCTGGAGCGGTCCCGTCAACTGGCCGTGAAGCACGGGCTGCGCATCTGGGAGATCCACGCCCTGGTCCGGCTGGGCAACGACGACGCGGCCCGCGACGGCAACCTGCGTCGACTCCGCCACGTGGCCCGGGACGCCTGGACGGCCGGCGCGGTCACGGCGGCGTACCAGGCGGAGTCCAGCATCGCCCTCCAGGTCGCCCTCCAGGGCGGGTTCGCCGAGGCGACCGAGATCATCGACCGGGCGCTCCCGGCCACCACCCGCCTCCAGCTGGGGGAGACCGCCGGACACCTGTGGCAGACCCGGGCGGTCGTCGCGGCCCACCAGGGCCACCGGCGCGAGATGGAACGCGTCATCGGCGAGCTGCGTCGGCAGCAGCAGGACGCCCACTGGGCCGACGCGAAGGTGTTCGGGCTGGCCCGGGCGTTCTGCTCCCTGCTGGAGGAGAACCGTCCCCGGGCGCTGGCCGAGCTGGCCAGCACCCTCCAGGCCGACGGCGGCAACCCGGCGCTCTCCCCGATCAGCGGTCGGGTCGGGCTGCACCCGCTGCTGCGCGCGCTGGCCGGGGAGAACGACGCCGGGGCGTACGAGAACGGCGCGGACGGGGTGCAGCGGCTGCGGTGGAACTGGCAGTTCGTGGAGGCGACCCGGGCGGTGCTGGCCGGTCGGGCGGGGGAGCGGGAGGTCGCCGAGGCCGCTGCGGCCTCGGCCCTGCAGGCGGCCGAGCGCTACCCGTTGGCCCGGCACCTGATCCTCCGGTTGATCGCCGAGCCGGCGCTCGCGGACGGCTGGGGCGATCCGGTGTCCTGGCTGCGCGAGGCCGAGGCGTTCTTCCACGACGCCGGGGCGGAGCGGGTGGCGGGCGCGTGCCGGGCGCTGCTGCGGCGCGCCGGGGTCGCGACGGGACAGCGCCGCGAGGGGGTCGACAACATCCCGCGGTCGCTGCGGGAGTTGGGCGTCACCGTGCGCGAATACCAGATCCTCGACATGATCACCGCGCGACTGGGCAACCGCGAGATCGCCGAACGGCTGCACCTGTCCCCGCGCACCGTGGAGAAGCACGTCGCGAGTCTGATGGCCAAGGCCGGCCACGCCGACCGGGCGGCCCTGCGGGACCTCGTCCTCGACCTGCGGGCGTCCTGA
- a CDS encoding molybdopterin-dependent oxidoreductase — translation MSADSTPPGGDHPATPPDRPAYGFPARGWALLAAHPPPGVRGVPRRWRSPLRGPWLTAVLGLVLLVGLPVVFLTGLLDHLAYGPRFGQAFPRDVGWLRLPPVDWPTRPSWLFRVTQGLHVTLGIVLVPVVLGKLWSVVPKLFGWPPARSVAQVLERLSLLLLVGGILFELATGLLNIQYAYLFGFDFYTAHYFGGWVFVAALVVHVALRWGRTRAAVRSRPLRGELTVPRAATHPEPPDPDGLVAPAPGPATVSRRDALALVGGLSLLLGALTVGQSLDGPWRRTALLLPRGRQPGTGPTGFPVNRTAVAAGITAADTGPDWRLTLRAGERRVTLDRAALLAMTPHTARLPIACVEGWSTLQTWTGVRLRDLAALVGADRPRSAHVRSLQRGGLFAQATLQANQVRDPDALLALAVNGVELTPDHGYPARIIVPALPGVHCTKWVAEIDFRTDD, via the coding sequence GTGAGCGCCGACAGCACGCCCCCCGGCGGGGACCACCCGGCCACCCCGCCGGACCGACCGGCGTACGGCTTCCCGGCGCGCGGCTGGGCGCTGCTGGCGGCGCATCCCCCACCCGGCGTGCGGGGCGTGCCGCGGCGGTGGCGCAGCCCGCTGCGCGGTCCCTGGCTCACCGCCGTCCTCGGGCTGGTCCTGCTGGTCGGCCTGCCGGTCGTCTTCCTGACCGGGCTGCTCGACCACCTCGCCTACGGCCCGCGGTTCGGCCAGGCGTTCCCGCGCGACGTCGGCTGGCTGCGGCTGCCCCCGGTCGACTGGCCGACCCGCCCGTCCTGGCTGTTCCGGGTCACCCAGGGCCTGCACGTGACCCTCGGGATCGTGCTGGTCCCGGTGGTGCTGGGCAAGCTCTGGTCGGTCGTGCCGAAGCTGTTCGGGTGGCCGCCGGCCCGCTCGGTGGCGCAGGTGCTGGAACGGCTCTCGCTGCTCCTGCTGGTCGGCGGGATCCTCTTCGAGCTGGCCACCGGCCTGCTGAACATCCAGTACGCCTACCTGTTCGGGTTCGACTTCTACACCGCGCACTACTTCGGCGGGTGGGTCTTCGTCGCCGCGCTGGTCGTCCACGTGGCGCTGCGGTGGGGGCGGACGCGGGCCGCGGTGCGGTCCCGGCCACTGCGCGGGGAACTGACCGTCCCGCGTGCCGCCACCCACCCCGAACCACCGGACCCGGACGGGCTGGTCGCCCCGGCCCCCGGACCGGCCACGGTGAGCCGACGCGACGCGCTCGCCCTGGTGGGCGGCCTGTCGCTGCTGCTCGGGGCGCTCACCGTCGGGCAGAGCCTGGACGGGCCGTGGCGGCGTACCGCGCTGCTGCTGCCGCGCGGTCGACAGCCGGGCACCGGCCCGACCGGGTTCCCGGTGAACCGTACGGCGGTCGCCGCCGGCATCACGGCCGCCGACACCGGCCCGGACTGGCGGCTGACGCTGCGCGCTGGCGAGCGGCGGGTCACCCTGGACCGGGCGGCGCTGCTGGCGATGACCCCGCACACGGCGCGGCTGCCGATCGCCTGCGTGGAGGGCTGGTCGACGCTCCAGACCTGGACCGGGGTACGGCTGCGGGACCTCGCCGCGCTCGTCGGCGCCGACCGGCCGCGCTCCGCCCACGTCCGCTCGTTGCAGCGCGGCGGCCTCTTCGCCCAGGCCACCCTCCAGGCCAACCAGGTACGCGACCCCGACGCGCTGCTCGCGCTGGCCGTCAACGGGGTGGAGCTGACCCCCGACCACGGCTATCCGGCGCGGATCATCGTCCCCGCCCTGCCCGGGGTGCACTGCACCAAGTGGGTCGCCGAGATCGACTTCCGGACCGATGACTGA
- a CDS encoding NAD-dependent epimerase/dehydratase family protein, whose product MRILVTGAAGFIGSHVADLLVAEGHEVVALDALLPQAHGGELPEWSRRHDPVHGDVRDPELLDRLLPGVDAVCHQAAMVGHGLDPSDAPEYAGHNDYGTAVLLAAMHRAGVARLVLASSMVVYGEGRYECARHGTVRPAPRRPDDLAAGRYDPTCPHCASTLTPALVPEDAPLEPRSTYAATKLAQEHLAGAWARQTGGAVWALRYHNVYGPRMPRDTPYAGVASLFRSALAAGRPPRVLEDGRQRRDFVHVTDVARANLLALTASPPEPLAPVNVCSGEPHTVGELATALAAAMAGPAPLVVAGARAADVRHVVADPRRATELLGYTARVGFADGVAAFATDPLREPAAVTV is encoded by the coding sequence ATGCGGATACTGGTCACCGGCGCGGCCGGGTTCATCGGATCGCACGTCGCCGACCTGCTCGTGGCCGAGGGGCACGAGGTCGTCGCCCTCGACGCGCTGCTGCCCCAGGCACACGGGGGAGAGCTGCCCGAGTGGTCGCGGCGGCACGACCCGGTGCACGGCGACGTCCGCGACCCGGAGCTGCTCGACCGGCTCCTGCCCGGGGTGGACGCGGTGTGCCACCAGGCCGCGATGGTCGGGCACGGGCTCGATCCGTCGGACGCGCCGGAGTACGCCGGCCACAACGACTACGGCACGGCGGTGCTGCTGGCCGCCATGCACCGGGCCGGCGTGGCCCGGCTGGTGCTGGCCAGTTCGATGGTCGTCTACGGCGAGGGCCGCTACGAGTGCGCCCGGCACGGCACCGTCCGCCCCGCCCCGCGCCGCCCCGACGACCTGGCCGCCGGCCGCTACGACCCGACGTGTCCGCACTGCGCCAGCACCCTCACCCCGGCGCTGGTGCCCGAGGACGCCCCGCTGGAGCCGCGCAGCACGTACGCGGCCACGAAGCTGGCCCAGGAGCACCTGGCCGGCGCCTGGGCGCGGCAGACCGGCGGCGCGGTCTGGGCGTTGCGCTACCACAACGTCTACGGCCCGCGGATGCCCCGCGACACCCCGTACGCGGGGGTGGCGTCGCTGTTCCGGTCGGCGCTGGCAGCCGGGCGGCCACCGCGGGTGCTGGAGGACGGCCGGCAGCGGCGCGACTTCGTGCACGTCACCGACGTGGCGCGGGCCAACCTGCTGGCGCTGACGGCGTCACCGCCGGAGCCCCTGGCGCCGGTCAACGTCTGCTCCGGCGAGCCGCACACCGTCGGGGAGCTGGCCACCGCCCTGGCCGCCGCGATGGCCGGGCCGGCGCCACTGGTGGTCGCCGGGGCCCGCGCCGCCGACGTGCGGCACGTGGTGGCCGACCCGCGCCGGGCGACGGAGCTGCTCGGCTACACCGCCCGGGTCGGCTTCGCCGACGGCGTCGCCGCCTTCGCCACCGACCCGCTGCGCGAGCCGGCCGCCGTCACCGTCTGA
- a CDS encoding DedA family protein, giving the protein MSTPLAVQAAGPGFLNPEWLISTFGLIGILGIVFAESGLLIGLFLPGDSLLFTAGLLVADGRYLHQPLWLVCALAAVAAIVGDQVGYLFGKRVGPSLFRRPNSRFFKQENVRRANDFFARYGARSVVLARFVPIVRTFTPVIAGVSRMRYRSFLTYNVLGGTLWAVGVTVLGYFLGQIAVIKSNIEFILPGIVLVSVVPIGIQLLRSRRRHHRTADASPESPEPVAGH; this is encoded by the coding sequence GTGTCGACACCCCTGGCCGTGCAGGCCGCCGGACCCGGCTTCCTCAACCCCGAGTGGCTGATCTCCACCTTCGGCCTGATCGGCATCCTCGGCATCGTCTTCGCCGAGTCCGGCCTGCTCATCGGCCTCTTCCTGCCCGGTGACTCGCTGCTGTTCACCGCCGGGCTGCTGGTCGCCGACGGCCGCTACCTGCACCAGCCGCTCTGGCTGGTGTGCGCGCTGGCGGCCGTGGCCGCGATCGTCGGCGACCAGGTGGGTTACCTGTTCGGCAAGCGGGTGGGCCCGAGCCTGTTCCGGCGGCCCAACTCGCGCTTCTTCAAGCAGGAGAACGTGCGCCGGGCCAACGACTTCTTCGCCCGGTACGGGGCCCGGTCGGTGGTCCTGGCCCGGTTCGTGCCGATCGTCCGGACCTTCACGCCGGTCATCGCCGGGGTGAGTCGGATGCGCTACCGGTCGTTCCTGACCTACAACGTCCTCGGCGGGACCCTCTGGGCCGTCGGCGTCACCGTGCTGGGGTACTTCCTCGGGCAGATCGCCGTGATCAAGTCGAACATCGAGTTCATCCTGCCCGGCATCGTGCTGGTCTCGGTGGTGCCGATCGGCATCCAGCTGCTCCGCTCCCGGCGGCGCCACCACCGGACCGCGGACGCCTCGCCGGAGTCCCCGGAGCCGGTGGCCGGTCACTGA
- a CDS encoding discoidin domain-containing protein, producing the protein MSPVPRNTAPPRRRAARLLAAAVVLLGAAVLVVPPTAAGAAGTLLSQGRPTTASSVENAGTPAGNATDGSATTRWSSAFADPQWLQVDLGATATIDHVTLSWEAAYARAYQIQTSPDGVTWTTVFSTAAGDGGTDDLTVAGTGRYLRMYGTQRATAYGYSLWEFQVFGTTGGTGCDTATNAAQGRPATASSTENAGTPAGAAVDGSLTTRWSSAAADPQWLRVDLGSSRTICRVTLSWEAAYARAYQIQTSTDGTSWTTLAATTSGDGGTDDLTVAGTGRYLRMYGTQRATAYGYSLWELAVYTTGGGTIPGGGSLGPNVLTFDPSMSSASIQGQLDTVFRTQESNQFGTQRYALMFKPGDYSGINAQIGFYTSIMGLGRNPDDVRIHGDVTVDAGWFNGNATQNFWRSATNMQIFPSAGFTRWAVSQAAPFRRMDIQGDLNLAPAGYGWASGGYLADSRVTGRVQPYSQQQWYARDSNVGGYQNAVWNMVNSGVVGAPATSFPNPPYTTLAQTPVSRDVPYLWLDAAGAYQVFVPSTRTNAVGASWLGGATPGTSIPLSQFYVAHPGDSAATINAALAQGLNLLFTPGVYPLTGTITVNRPDTVVLGIGFPTLIPQNGAAAMSVADVDGVRLAGLLFDAGPTNSPVLLQVGPTGTGAGHAADPTSIQDVFFRIGGAGAGKATTSLVVNSANVLIDHIWAWRADHGTGVGWTVNTADTGLIVNGDNVTALGLFVEHYQKHDVIWNGANGRVVFFQNEMPYDPPNAAAWTNGSRVGYAAFKVADPVTSFEGWGMGSYCYFNVDPTIAAYHAFEAPTAPGVRFHDLLTVSLGGNGAITHVINDTGATAQGTDTVPVNLVSYP; encoded by the coding sequence ATGTCACCGGTACCACGGAACACGGCGCCACCCCGCCGCCGGGCCGCCCGACTGCTCGCCGCGGCGGTCGTCCTGCTCGGCGCCGCCGTCCTGGTCGTCCCGCCCACGGCGGCCGGCGCCGCCGGCACCCTGCTCTCCCAGGGCAGACCGACCACCGCCTCGTCGGTGGAGAACGCCGGCACCCCGGCCGGCAACGCCACCGACGGCAGCGCCACCACCCGCTGGTCGAGCGCCTTCGCCGACCCCCAGTGGCTCCAGGTGGACCTCGGCGCCACCGCCACCATCGACCACGTGACGCTCAGCTGGGAGGCGGCGTACGCGCGGGCGTACCAGATCCAGACCTCGCCCGACGGCGTCACCTGGACCACCGTGTTCAGCACCGCCGCCGGTGACGGCGGCACCGACGACCTCACCGTCGCCGGTACCGGCCGCTACCTGCGGATGTACGGGACGCAGCGGGCCACCGCCTACGGCTACTCGCTCTGGGAGTTCCAGGTCTTCGGCACGACCGGCGGCACGGGCTGCGACACCGCCACCAACGCGGCCCAGGGCCGGCCCGCCACCGCCTCCAGCACCGAGAACGCCGGCACCCCGGCCGGCGCCGCCGTCGACGGGAGCCTCACCACCCGCTGGTCCAGCGCCGCCGCCGACCCGCAGTGGCTGCGCGTCGACCTCGGCAGCAGCCGGACCATCTGCCGGGTCACCCTGAGCTGGGAGGCGGCGTACGCGCGGGCGTACCAGATCCAGACCTCGACCGACGGGACCAGCTGGACCACTCTCGCCGCCACCACCAGCGGCGACGGCGGCACCGACGACCTCACCGTCGCGGGCACCGGCCGCTACCTGCGGATGTACGGGACGCAGCGGGCCACCGCCTACGGCTACTCGCTCTGGGAGCTCGCCGTGTACACCACCGGCGGCGGCACCATCCCCGGCGGCGGGTCGCTCGGCCCGAACGTGCTCACCTTCGACCCGTCGATGTCCAGCGCCAGCATCCAGGGCCAGCTCGACACCGTCTTCCGCACCCAGGAGTCGAACCAGTTCGGCACCCAGCGGTACGCGCTGATGTTCAAACCCGGCGACTACAGCGGGATCAACGCCCAGATCGGCTTCTACACCTCGATCATGGGGCTCGGCCGGAACCCCGACGACGTACGCATCCACGGCGACGTCACGGTCGACGCCGGCTGGTTCAACGGCAACGCCACCCAGAACTTCTGGCGCTCGGCGACCAACATGCAGATCTTCCCCTCCGCCGGCTTCACCCGCTGGGCGGTCTCCCAGGCCGCGCCGTTCCGCCGGATGGACATCCAGGGCGACCTGAACCTCGCCCCGGCCGGCTACGGCTGGGCCAGCGGCGGCTACCTCGCCGACAGCCGGGTCACCGGCCGCGTCCAGCCGTACTCCCAGCAGCAGTGGTACGCCCGCGACAGCAACGTCGGCGGCTACCAGAACGCCGTCTGGAACATGGTCAACTCCGGCGTCGTCGGGGCACCCGCCACCAGCTTCCCCAACCCGCCCTACACCACCCTCGCGCAGACCCCGGTCAGCCGCGACGTGCCCTACCTCTGGCTCGACGCCGCCGGCGCCTACCAGGTCTTCGTGCCGTCGACCAGGACGAACGCCGTCGGCGCCTCCTGGCTGGGCGGCGCCACCCCCGGGACCTCGATCCCGCTGAGCCAGTTCTACGTCGCCCACCCGGGCGACTCCGCCGCCACCATCAACGCCGCCCTCGCCCAGGGGCTGAATCTGCTCTTCACCCCCGGCGTCTACCCGCTCACCGGGACGATCACCGTCAACCGGCCGGACACCGTGGTCCTCGGCATCGGCTTCCCGACCCTGATCCCGCAGAACGGCGCCGCCGCGATGTCCGTCGCCGACGTGGACGGGGTCCGGCTGGCCGGCCTGCTCTTCGACGCCGGTCCGACCAACTCGCCGGTGCTGCTCCAGGTCGGCCCCACCGGCACCGGCGCCGGCCACGCCGCCGACCCCACCTCGATCCAGGACGTCTTCTTCCGGATCGGCGGCGCCGGGGCCGGCAAGGCCACCACCAGCCTGGTCGTCAACTCCGCCAACGTCCTGATCGACCACATCTGGGCCTGGCGGGCCGACCACGGCACCGGCGTCGGCTGGACCGTCAACACCGCCGACACCGGCCTGATCGTCAACGGCGACAACGTCACCGCCCTCGGCCTCTTCGTCGAGCACTACCAGAAGCACGACGTGATCTGGAACGGCGCCAACGGCCGGGTGGTCTTCTTCCAGAACGAGATGCCGTACGACCCGCCCAACGCGGCCGCCTGGACGAACGGCTCACGGGTCGGCTACGCCGCGTTCAAGGTCGCCGACCCGGTCACCTCGTTCGAGGGCTGGGGGATGGGCAGCTACTGCTACTTCAACGTCGACCCGACGATCGCCGCGTACCACGCCTTCGAGGCGCCGACCGCGCCCGGCGTGCGCTTCCACGACCTGCTCACCGTCTCGCTCGGCGGCAACGGCGCGATCACCCACGTCATCAACGACACCGGGGCCACCGCCCAGGGCACCGACACCGTGCCGGTGAACCTGGTCAGCTACCCCTGA
- a CDS encoding PIN domain-containing protein, translated as MDQEERIALFLDYENLALGARDHHGGMPFDFRPVADALAERGRVVVRRAYADWSYFDEDRRMLTRSHVELIEIPQRMGASRKNAADIKMAVDAIELAFERDYISTFVICTGDSDFTPLVHKLRELNKRVIGVGVENSTSALLPPACDEFLYYDRLEGVEIPAPAARRGRGGRPAAPQVEQEPEAPPTAEEEPGRDVDTLAVLVAQTVAGLQGSSSGEVTASGLKRTLLRKDPTFSESDYGFRTFGELLRYLAGRDVVELAEGPAKGDPEVSLPERGDQEVAFALLHSVVADLAGETGSVALSGLKNQLRRARPDFSEKKLGYRSFLQFCKAAATSGAVDLRWSADAEDYLLTPKAA; from the coding sequence GTGGATCAAGAAGAACGGATCGCCCTGTTCCTCGACTACGAGAACCTGGCCCTGGGTGCCCGCGACCATCACGGCGGCATGCCGTTCGACTTCCGCCCGGTCGCCGACGCCCTCGCCGAGCGGGGCCGGGTCGTGGTGCGCCGCGCGTACGCCGACTGGTCGTACTTCGACGAGGATCGCCGGATGCTCACCCGGTCGCACGTCGAACTGATCGAGATCCCGCAGCGGATGGGCGCCTCCCGCAAGAACGCCGCCGACATCAAGATGGCCGTCGACGCCATCGAGCTGGCTTTCGAGCGCGACTACATCTCCACCTTCGTCATCTGCACCGGCGACAGTGACTTCACCCCGCTGGTGCACAAGCTGCGGGAGCTGAACAAGCGGGTCATCGGCGTCGGGGTGGAGAACTCCACGTCGGCGCTGCTCCCGCCGGCCTGCGACGAGTTTCTCTACTACGACCGCCTCGAGGGCGTCGAGATCCCGGCGCCGGCGGCCCGGCGCGGCCGGGGCGGCCGACCCGCCGCCCCGCAGGTGGAGCAGGAGCCCGAGGCTCCGCCGACGGCGGAGGAGGAGCCCGGCCGCGACGTCGACACCCTCGCCGTCCTGGTGGCGCAGACCGTCGCCGGCCTCCAGGGCAGCTCCAGCGGCGAGGTGACCGCCTCCGGGCTGAAGCGCACCCTGCTGCGCAAGGACCCCACCTTCAGCGAGTCCGACTACGGCTTCCGCACCTTCGGTGAACTGCTGCGTTACCTCGCCGGGCGCGACGTGGTCGAGCTGGCGGAGGGGCCCGCGAAGGGCGACCCGGAGGTGTCGCTGCCCGAACGCGGCGACCAGGAGGTGGCGTTCGCGCTGCTGCACTCCGTCGTGGCCGACCTGGCCGGGGAGACCGGTTCGGTGGCGCTGTCCGGGCTGAAGAACCAGCTCCGTCGGGCCCGCCCGGACTTCAGCGAGAAGAAGCTCGGCTACCGCAGCTTCCTCCAGTTCTGCAAGGCCGCCGCCACCAGCGGCGCGGTGGACCTGCGGTGGAGCGCCGACGCCGAGGACTACCTGCTCACCCCCAAGGCGGCCTGA